One window of Thermococcus sp. JdF3 genomic DNA carries:
- the cas3 gene encoding CRISPR-associated helicase Cas3', whose product MRPCYAKFLPHDFLECHTNDAINVLKSMKTAFKWLEELSPRVWELSFYSVLLHDLGKCASGFQRNPREWGYRHEVLSAPFASFLDLPEDERNLIALAILTHHRTLDELEEILPSGEHRGGFKEKVEELFQNRDYIEGIFFERVPYWELYFFGRRLGLFNPPKDWSERVRSYDFDALISWYERNVERYREELVYLRGLLNASDHLASAGELEVRLLPDIRTAVELRIPEEGWRPLQRAAWNTEGNLLLRAPTGYGKTEASLLWANRNAQRTRKGLSSRIFYVLPYKASINAMHSRLLGLFKDPALVGVLHSSSGFYLYSSELEYRRLSSLYRKIYTPLKVTTPFQLMKPFFGVGFFEMGLTELTGSLLIFDEIHAYEPNILGIILAILELLKERGAKAMVMTATLPEFLERLIEETIKPRKLQAPPEEADRFTRHRINVIDGSMKSIEELIEDIKPEGGPALVACNTVSRAVEVYSRLRDDYSAMLLHSRFTYGDREEKERKLLANLNDFDVVVATQVVEVSLDVSFSTIITEPAPLDALIQRFGRVNRRGFGNPRNVYVLTEGGEGDKRIYPPEVVRRSLGLLKELDGKPLLESKVPELVTLAYEPLADRLRGEVLEYKAQALELFEALRPLRSGENERRFYEMFRGLEAIPGAYQDAVLELLTRKRYMEVHRYLVPVPLWLFMSESDAFHRLSSTGPGKHIIVAELDYSQDLGLLRESSGGEVL is encoded by the coding sequence ATGAGGCCCTGCTACGCCAAGTTCCTCCCGCACGATTTCCTCGAGTGCCACACCAACGACGCCATAAACGTGCTGAAGAGCATGAAAACCGCGTTCAAATGGCTCGAGGAGCTCTCCCCGCGCGTCTGGGAACTTTCTTTTTATTCCGTTCTCCTCCACGACCTCGGCAAGTGCGCGAGCGGTTTTCAGAGGAATCCAAGGGAATGGGGCTACCGTCACGAGGTTCTCTCGGCACCTTTCGCCTCTTTCCTCGACCTTCCCGAGGACGAGAGGAACCTCATTGCACTCGCAATCCTCACCCACCATCGAACCCTCGACGAGCTTGAGGAGATACTGCCCAGCGGGGAACACCGCGGAGGGTTCAAGGAGAAAGTTGAGGAACTCTTTCAGAACAGGGACTACATCGAGGGGATTTTCTTCGAGCGAGTTCCCTACTGGGAGCTGTATTTCTTTGGAAGAAGGCTGGGGCTTTTTAACCCGCCCAAAGACTGGTCGGAGCGCGTCCGGAGCTACGATTTCGACGCTCTTATTAGCTGGTACGAGCGGAACGTGGAGAGATACAGGGAGGAACTGGTCTATCTGAGGGGTCTCCTCAACGCCTCCGACCACCTCGCATCTGCGGGAGAGCTTGAGGTACGTCTTCTGCCTGACATCAGAACGGCGGTTGAGCTTCGGATTCCGGAGGAGGGTTGGAGACCCCTGCAGAGGGCGGCATGGAACACCGAAGGAAACCTCCTCCTGAGAGCGCCCACGGGCTACGGCAAGACCGAGGCTTCCCTCCTGTGGGCCAACAGGAACGCCCAAAGAACGAGGAAGGGCCTGTCGAGCAGAATCTTCTACGTGCTCCCCTACAAGGCCAGCATTAACGCGATGCACTCGAGGTTACTCGGTCTTTTCAAGGACCCCGCGCTCGTCGGCGTTCTCCACAGCTCCTCGGGCTTCTACCTCTACTCTTCGGAGCTGGAATACAGGCGTCTTTCTTCCCTCTACCGGAAGATTTACACCCCCCTCAAGGTCACGACGCCTTTCCAGCTCATGAAGCCCTTCTTCGGTGTCGGCTTCTTCGAGATGGGTCTCACCGAGCTGACTGGCTCTCTCCTCATCTTCGACGAGATTCACGCCTACGAGCCTAATATCCTCGGGATAATCCTGGCGATCCTCGAACTACTGAAGGAGAGAGGAGCAAAGGCAATGGTCATGACCGCGACCCTGCCGGAGTTCCTTGAGAGACTAATCGAGGAAACGATAAAACCAAGGAAGCTTCAGGCTCCGCCGGAGGAGGCGGACCGCTTCACGAGGCACAGGATAAACGTCATCGACGGCTCGATGAAGAGCATAGAGGAACTAATCGAGGACATCAAACCCGAAGGTGGACCTGCTCTGGTGGCATGCAACACGGTATCAAGGGCGGTGGAGGTTTACTCACGCCTCAGGGACGATTACAGCGCGATGCTTCTCCACAGTCGCTTCACGTACGGTGACAGGGAGGAGAAGGAGCGGAAGCTCCTGGCAAACCTCAACGACTTCGACGTGGTCGTTGCCACCCAGGTGGTGGAGGTCTCGCTCGACGTGAGCTTTTCCACGATTATCACGGAACCGGCACCGTTGGATGCCCTGATCCAGCGCTTCGGTAGGGTAAACAGGAGGGGTTTTGGGAACCCGAGGAACGTTTACGTCCTAACCGAGGGCGGAGAGGGGGATAAACGCATCTACCCACCCGAAGTCGTCAGGAGAAGCCTGGGGCTGCTGAAAGAGCTTGACGGGAAGCCCCTGCTCGAGTCAAAGGTCCCGGAGCTTGTGACGCTGGCTTACGAACCGCTCGCGGATAGACTCAGGGGGGAGGTTTTGGAGTACAAGGCCCAGGCGCTCGAACTCTTTGAGGCCCTGAGGCCCCTGAGGAGTGGCGAAAACGAGCGCAGGTTCTACGAGATGTTCAGGGGGCTGGAGGCGATACCCGGCGCTTACCAGGACGCTGTTCTGGAGCTGCTCACCAGGAAACGCTACATGGAAGTTCACCGCTACCTCGTCCCGGTTCCACTGTGGCTTTTCATGAGTGAAAGCGACGCCTTCCACAGGCTCAGCTCAACGGGGCCCGGAAAACACATCATCGTCGCGGAGCTGGACTACAGCCAAGACCTCGGCCTTCTGAGGGAGTCTTCGGGCGGTGAGGTGCTGTGA
- the cas5b gene encoding type I-B CRISPR-associated protein Cas5b produces MIRVKLRAWTASFRYPTFQSGYQPTLPVPPPSTIQGILSAAKGEPVYLTELPYVGYVFRSEGKGLDLEKIYALGKVETDIMRREFLYNAELYLYLPDEWEEHFRRPRYQLLLGRSSDVATVEEIKEVELEETEAPVGGTVLPLELRVPGVVHALVVEYDYSVTPRKARLVRPFVVLPFPKGKASKLKLPYDEELGVGVYLHRWHE; encoded by the coding sequence ATGATAAGGGTCAAGCTGAGGGCGTGGACTGCCTCGTTCCGCTATCCCACCTTCCAGTCAGGCTACCAGCCGACGCTGCCCGTTCCACCGCCCTCAACGATTCAGGGAATCCTCTCGGCGGCGAAGGGCGAGCCTGTCTATCTAACCGAGCTTCCATACGTCGGCTACGTCTTCAGGAGCGAAGGTAAAGGGCTTGACCTCGAAAAGATCTATGCCCTAGGAAAGGTCGAGACGGACATAATGAGGCGCGAGTTCCTCTACAACGCCGAGCTTTACCTTTATCTCCCCGATGAATGGGAAGAGCACTTCAGGAGGCCCAGATACCAGCTCCTCCTTGGACGTTCGAGCGACGTGGCGACGGTTGAGGAGATAAAGGAGGTCGAGCTTGAGGAGACCGAAGCTCCCGTCGGCGGGACGGTCCTTCCCCTAGAGCTTAGAGTCCCCGGCGTCGTTCACGCCCTCGTCGTCGAGTATGACTACTCCGTAACGCCGAGGAAGGCGAGACTCGTCAGGCCCTTCGTCGTCCTGCCGTTTCCAAAGGGCAAAGCGTCGAAACTGAAGCTCCCCTACGATGAGGAACTCGGTGTCGGAGTCTACCTCCACAGGTGGCACGAATGA
- the cas7i gene encoding type I-B CRISPR-associated protein Cas7/Cst2/DevR, which produces MRFATGMVLIDAPHSALNMLGIDESLADRNVTRVKTFRRGGKRYPYVSPQAWRYWWRFTLKEHFNWELSPLYREQKQVFTAANPLKYPDDDVFGYMRAFKKGGVNVTVTRVSPLKNTPLISVLPDRSSITVDEGYASRHEGDPVPYSQEFYSTVFKGAFSLDLDSVGRFTIVSKAGFKNLLTWEDVPRDKKGNPKKGTEDVVNEIREMERIAEELGVQRTEKEWLMPPEIRKTRATEAIKALRLLTGGAKQSQYHTDVTPKFVLLLNVDAGINPFISDLVFEEKGEIRFDAEALAKRLKDLKEVIPEGTKLYIGYDAGFVRSLGWDVNEMAKAVKEAGIEVFTGTVGEAVDEFAREIEAYYG; this is translated from the coding sequence ATGAGGTTTGCGACCGGAATGGTATTGATTGACGCGCCGCACTCCGCTTTGAACATGCTCGGAATCGACGAGAGCCTCGCCGACAGGAACGTGACGAGGGTTAAGACCTTCAGGAGGGGTGGAAAGCGCTACCCCTACGTCTCACCGCAGGCCTGGCGCTACTGGTGGAGGTTCACGCTGAAGGAGCACTTCAACTGGGAGCTTTCCCCGCTCTACCGCGAGCAGAAGCAGGTCTTTACCGCGGCGAACCCCCTCAAGTACCCCGATGACGACGTCTTTGGCTACATGAGGGCCTTCAAGAAGGGCGGCGTGAACGTGACCGTTACGCGGGTCTCGCCCCTTAAGAACACACCACTGATTTCTGTACTCCCCGACAGGAGCTCCATAACCGTCGATGAGGGCTACGCCTCAAGGCACGAGGGAGACCCTGTCCCCTACAGCCAGGAGTTCTACTCGACGGTTTTCAAGGGTGCGTTCTCCCTTGACCTCGACTCAGTCGGCAGGTTCACGATAGTCAGCAAGGCAGGCTTCAAGAACCTCCTCACCTGGGAAGACGTTCCGAGAGACAAGAAGGGCAACCCGAAGAAGGGCACAGAGGACGTCGTTAATGAAATCAGGGAAATGGAGCGCATAGCGGAGGAACTCGGCGTTCAGAGAACCGAAAAAGAGTGGCTCATGCCCCCCGAGATCAGGAAGACGCGCGCCACCGAGGCTATCAAGGCCCTCCGCCTCCTGACCGGCGGGGCCAAGCAGAGCCAGTACCACACCGACGTGACCCCGAAGTTCGTCCTGCTCCTCAACGTGGATGCCGGCATAAACCCCTTCATAAGCGACCTCGTCTTCGAGGAGAAGGGCGAGATCCGCTTCGACGCCGAGGCCCTTGCAAAGAGGCTCAAGGACCTCAAGGAGGTAATACCCGAGGGCACAAAGCTCTACATCGGCTACGACGCCGGCTTCGTCCGCTCCCTTGGCTGGGACGTCAATGAAATGGCCAAGGCGGTGAAAGAAGCAGGCATCGAGGTCTTCACGGGCACCGTTGGTGAAGCGGTAGACGAGTTCGCCAGGGAAATCGAGGCCTACTACGGGTGA
- the cas8a1 gene encoding type I-B CRISPR-associated protein Cas8b1/Cst1, protein MEDIEKAIDFASKLYARKEWSSGYIHAMMLPNSGILMANPSMARKRTPEAIAKNLKALLSEPEDNNAPVCEICGRRHSRPRPVYRSDFPLVGTGGVPNYFPSAKDGLNVCSHCLFLVQFLPLVAYKVGGRVLVMHTYPHELMLELHGEAINDVRKSFLASNARDFKRPENFLFRLLGELTRKTERDELWSNASITLYHFVNNNQGQDLQIIHVPTPVLRFIAHASREDPKGWKRIVAMGWRKRPSEEEFEKYERSYANEVYARLLAEESILPYFIDTKNRLANAKWSLLSFYCSEVLGLDKEALEFIRDVGDRIVETLEKLPDNQLSRRVRELERAERLYQFEAFFVNLEKLRQRLGIEKPLMTFDEFATVLTSYGEDLNVSWRTVKHLLLFRVYERLHDRLMKASEEAGEEVEEDEEVGIFGMGVEE, encoded by the coding sequence ATGGAAGACATCGAGAAGGCGATAGACTTTGCCTCGAAGCTCTACGCGCGTAAGGAGTGGAGTTCGGGCTACATTCACGCGATGATGCTCCCTAACAGCGGAATCCTCATGGCCAACCCGAGCATGGCCAGGAAGAGAACGCCCGAAGCTATAGCCAAGAACCTGAAGGCCCTCCTCAGCGAGCCAGAAGACAACAACGCACCCGTATGCGAAATCTGTGGAAGGAGGCACTCGCGCCCAAGGCCGGTTTACCGCTCGGACTTTCCCCTCGTTGGGACCGGCGGAGTCCCCAACTACTTTCCCTCGGCGAAGGACGGCCTCAACGTCTGCTCCCACTGTCTCTTCCTCGTTCAGTTCCTCCCGCTGGTGGCTTACAAAGTCGGGGGAAGGGTTCTCGTGATGCACACCTACCCCCACGAGCTTATGCTCGAACTCCACGGCGAGGCCATAAACGACGTCAGGAAGAGCTTCCTCGCCTCGAACGCAAGGGATTTTAAGAGGCCGGAGAACTTTCTCTTCCGCCTTCTCGGGGAGCTGACGAGGAAGACGGAGCGCGACGAGCTCTGGAGCAATGCATCGATAACGCTCTACCACTTCGTGAACAACAACCAGGGGCAGGACCTTCAGATAATCCATGTTCCAACGCCCGTTCTTCGTTTCATCGCCCACGCCAGCAGGGAGGACCCGAAGGGCTGGAAGAGAATTGTAGCGATGGGCTGGCGCAAACGGCCGAGCGAGGAGGAGTTTGAAAAGTACGAGCGGAGCTACGCCAACGAGGTTTACGCCAGGCTCTTGGCCGAGGAGAGCATCTTGCCCTACTTCATCGACACGAAGAATCGCCTGGCGAACGCGAAATGGTCGCTTCTGTCTTTCTACTGCTCGGAGGTGTTGGGTTTGGATAAGGAGGCTTTGGAGTTTATTAGGGACGTCGGCGATAGGATTGTCGAAACGCTGGAGAAGCTCCCGGACAACCAGCTTTCAAGGCGCGTCAGGGAGCTTGAGAGGGCGGAGAGGCTCTACCAGTTCGAGGCCTTCTTCGTGAACCTCGAAAAGCTCCGCCAGAGGCTCGGGATAGAGAAGCCGCTCATGACGTTCGACGAGTTCGCGACGGTTCTCACCTCCTACGGGGAAGACCTGAACGTCTCGTGGAGGACGGTAAAGCACCTGCTCCTCTTCAGGGTCTATGAGAGGCTCCACGACAGGCTGATGAAGGCCTCGGAGGAGGCCGGGGAAGAGGTTGAGGAGGACGAAGAAGTTGGGATCTTTGGAATGGGGGTGGAAGAATGA
- the cas6 gene encoding CRISPR-associated endoribonuclease Cas6: MVRFIIRLHPENEPFRIPFNHQHKLQGLIYRRIQRVNPELSLSLHSPKVPKLFTYSLFMAERRELAGDRSSLLGYKRGFFYFSTAVPEIAEAFIGSLLQDPEVELWGERFVVEEVKAIAEPEKLSGRKFVTLSPVAVTTKRVQFGKPRSYDLSPAEPEFYELIRENLREKYLHIFGSKPPEDFEMKVLNAKPKRFEVKPGIFQVAWHLVFRAKGDEGLLRAGYLAGFGEKNSIGFGMVKVDGRRMKRNPKGGVKDREGKSS, encoded by the coding sequence ATGGTCAGGTTCATAATAAGACTCCATCCCGAAAATGAGCCGTTCCGGATACCCTTCAACCACCAGCACAAGCTCCAGGGTCTGATCTACAGGAGGATTCAGCGGGTGAACCCCGAGCTGAGTCTCAGCCTCCACTCGCCGAAGGTTCCGAAGCTGTTCACCTACTCCCTCTTCATGGCGGAGAGGCGCGAGCTGGCCGGGGATAGGAGCTCTCTGCTGGGCTACAAGCGCGGCTTTTTCTACTTCTCAACGGCCGTTCCCGAAATAGCCGAGGCCTTCATAGGCAGCCTGCTTCAGGATCCGGAGGTCGAACTCTGGGGCGAGCGCTTCGTCGTGGAAGAAGTGAAGGCCATCGCGGAGCCGGAGAAGCTCAGCGGGAGGAAGTTCGTTACCCTCTCGCCGGTGGCAGTGACCACGAAGCGTGTCCAGTTCGGAAAGCCGAGGAGCTACGACCTCAGTCCAGCAGAGCCGGAGTTCTACGAGCTGATACGGGAGAACCTCAGGGAGAAGTATCTCCACATCTTTGGCTCGAAGCCGCCCGAGGACTTCGAGATGAAGGTCCTCAACGCCAAGCCCAAGCGCTTCGAGGTCAAGCCGGGCATCTTCCAGGTGGCGTGGCATCTCGTGTTCCGCGCGAAGGGCGACGAGGGCCTGCTGAGGGCCGGCTACCTGGCGGGCTTCGGGGAGAAGAACTCGATAGGCTTTGGGATGGTGAAGGTTGATGGGCGGAGGATGAAAAGAAACCCGAAGGGAGGTGTGAAGGATCGGGAAGGGAAATCCTCCTGA
- a CDS encoding acetate--CoA ligase family protein yields the protein MDRIEKARAIIEKAKAENRPLVEPEAKEILKLYGVPVPDFKVATNEEEAVKFAREIGYPVVMKIVSPQIIHKSDAGGVKVNIKSDEEAREAFRKIMENARNYKPDADLWGVIIYRMLPLGKEVIVGMIRDPQFGPAIMFGLGGIFVEILKDVSFRVAPITKEEALDMIKEIKAYPILAGARGEKPVDIEALAEIITKVGELALELPEIKELDINPIFAYEDSAVAVDARMLL from the coding sequence ATGGACAGGATTGAAAAGGCTAGGGCAATCATCGAGAAGGCCAAGGCCGAGAACAGACCGCTCGTCGAGCCTGAGGCGAAGGAGATACTCAAGCTCTACGGTGTCCCCGTCCCGGACTTCAAGGTCGCCACCAACGAGGAAGAGGCCGTAAAGTTCGCCCGTGAAATAGGCTACCCGGTCGTCATGAAGATCGTTTCTCCGCAGATCATCCACAAGAGCGACGCCGGCGGTGTCAAGGTCAACATCAAGAGCGACGAGGAGGCGAGGGAGGCCTTCAGGAAGATAATGGAGAACGCCAGGAACTACAAGCCGGACGCCGACCTCTGGGGCGTCATCATCTACCGCATGCTCCCGCTCGGCAAGGAGGTCATCGTCGGTATGATCCGCGACCCGCAGTTCGGCCCGGCGATAATGTTCGGTCTCGGTGGAATCTTCGTTGAGATCCTCAAGGACGTCAGCTTCCGCGTCGCCCCGATAACGAAGGAGGAAGCCCTCGACATGATAAAGGAGATCAAGGCCTACCCGATCCTCGCCGGAGCCCGCGGCGAGAAGCCGGTGGACATCGAGGCCCTCGCGGAGATAATCACCAAGGTCGGTGAGCTCGCCCTCGAGCTTCCGGAGATCAAGGAGCTCGACATAAACCCGATCTTCGCCTACGAGGACTCAGCTGTTGCCGTCGACGCCAGAATGCTTCTCTGA
- a CDS encoding DUF4139 domain-containing protein, producing MRKKAMAAVGGIALIILAVFSFQGEKAVASDTTVVLYNSAKIGVVEKTLELELEEGINDVPLEELAGLNIAEVTIMPLDEGVRVLGIFSKGQGGDVYSANIGSEVEIKLRNGDTVTGKFLGFKNGKIAIEGDGYYLINPNEVVYFKARNLEGQASVYAAIQADKAGKYNVSIIYRVANMSWESRYKLYIGDDARLYGYIVLNNPTAQEFKGAKVLLVAGDVQLYQNVPQPRVLYAMAEKGTDQVNVGQPEKIEAFYLYRLGVVDLNPASKMMYPYISFEVPFEREYLYESWPYGGEGAVYESISFKTEKVLPAGIVEIYRETDDGNLLVGERAIEHTPGGDVLRIGIGRDYDLKGTTTVLDQRNGDGYSYYKVKITLENFGNETKTVVVRHHKWGRLLSSSVQPIDETASYIDFRVSLKPGEKKEIVFDYENRY from the coding sequence ATGAGGAAAAAGGCGATGGCTGCAGTTGGTGGAATTGCACTTATAATCCTGGCGGTTTTTTCGTTCCAGGGAGAGAAGGCGGTGGCGAGCGACACCACCGTTGTTCTCTACAACTCCGCGAAGATTGGGGTTGTAGAGAAGACGCTCGAGCTTGAACTGGAAGAGGGAATAAACGATGTTCCCCTCGAGGAGCTTGCGGGCCTTAACATAGCCGAAGTCACGATAATGCCCCTTGATGAGGGGGTCCGGGTTCTCGGCATCTTCAGTAAAGGCCAGGGCGGGGACGTCTACAGCGCCAACATCGGGAGTGAAGTTGAGATAAAGCTGAGAAATGGCGATACCGTTACCGGCAAGTTCCTCGGCTTCAAGAACGGGAAGATAGCCATCGAGGGGGACGGCTACTACCTGATCAACCCCAACGAGGTTGTCTACTTCAAGGCCAGGAACCTTGAGGGTCAGGCGAGCGTTTATGCGGCCATACAGGCCGACAAAGCGGGGAAGTACAACGTGAGCATAATCTACCGCGTCGCCAATATGAGCTGGGAGAGCAGGTACAAGCTCTACATCGGTGATGACGCAAGGCTCTACGGCTACATCGTCCTCAACAACCCGACGGCACAGGAGTTCAAGGGTGCGAAGGTCCTGCTGGTGGCCGGCGACGTTCAGCTCTACCAGAACGTTCCCCAGCCGAGGGTTCTCTACGCCATGGCGGAGAAGGGAACCGACCAGGTTAACGTCGGTCAGCCGGAGAAGATAGAGGCGTTCTACCTCTACAGGCTCGGTGTCGTTGACCTGAACCCCGCGAGCAAGATGATGTACCCTTACATAAGCTTCGAGGTTCCCTTCGAGAGGGAGTACCTCTATGAAAGCTGGCCGTACGGAGGAGAAGGGGCAGTCTACGAGTCGATATCCTTCAAGACCGAGAAGGTTCTCCCGGCGGGTATAGTGGAGATATACCGGGAGACCGATGACGGAAACCTGCTGGTGGGTGAGAGGGCCATAGAGCACACCCCCGGGGGTGATGTGCTTAGGATAGGCATTGGACGGGACTACGACCTTAAAGGCACGACGACCGTCCTCGATCAAAGGAACGGCGATGGTTACTCCTACTACAAGGTCAAAATCACCCTTGAGAACTTCGGGAACGAGACCAAGACTGTCGTGGTCAGGCACCACAAGTGGGGCAGGTTGCTGAGTTCGAGCGTCCAGCCAATCGATGAGACCGCCAGCTACATCGACTTCAGGGTGAGCCTGAAGCCCGGAGAAAAGAAGGAGATAGTATTTGACTACGAGAACCGGTATTGA
- a CDS encoding SWIM zinc finger domain-containing protein → MDEKTLRKGERYYKAGKVLWVVKYGDRLFSKVLGTYPYYVELNLSTGENTCTCPLGGDCKHVAAVMRAHENGFYFEAFDRHADLFPEAVAMEFLAEVPELALDVTIKELRFALSTDESGSEVARLFRRALRLVSMTGKREALHFLEEVIEEYLHVFSDYELALRLENELRELETAL, encoded by the coding sequence ATGGATGAGAAAACCCTCAGGAAGGGCGAGCGCTACTATAAAGCGGGGAAGGTCCTGTGGGTCGTTAAGTATGGTGACCGGCTCTTTTCCAAGGTTCTGGGCACTTACCCGTACTACGTGGAGCTGAACCTCTCGACGGGGGAAAACACCTGCACCTGCCCTTTGGGCGGGGACTGCAAGCACGTCGCGGCCGTTATGAGGGCCCACGAGAACGGGTTCTACTTTGAGGCCTTCGACCGTCACGCCGATCTCTTCCCGGAAGCGGTTGCCATGGAGTTCCTTGCCGAGGTTCCGGAGCTGGCCCTCGACGTCACCATTAAGGAGCTCCGCTTTGCCCTCAGTACTGACGAGAGCGGGAGTGAGGTCGCGAGGCTTTTCAGGCGGGCGCTGAGGCTCGTGAGCATGACCGGGAAAAGAGAAGCCCTGCACTTCCTTGAAGAGGTGATTGAGGAATATCTGCACGTTTTCAGCGACTATGAGCTGGCGCTGAGGCTCGAGAACGAACTGAGGGAGCTTGAGACGGCCCTCTAA